One window of Trifolium pratense cultivar HEN17-A07 linkage group LG5, ARS_RC_1.1, whole genome shotgun sequence genomic DNA carries:
- the LOC123882900 gene encoding uncharacterized protein LOC123882900 produces MTETTTNSQSVKEEKGPNLVERATEEFGAILHPQKSSSHHHRETHGRNSDIDETTSLDDVKAPNLFERAKEEFEAIAQVFHHNNEEASTHDIRENQTTESHYKQEISSSSSETKAKKKNIFVKAKEEIKSIIHHDKSKHHHHDKETHGQNDDIDENTPISEVKGPNVFERVKEEFEAVFEAIHPKKEK; encoded by the exons ATGAcagaaacaacaacaaactcTCAATCAG ttaaagaagaaaaaggaccCAATTTGGTTGAAAGAGCAACGGAAGAATTTGGAGCTATATTGCATCCTCAAAAATCTTCAAGCCATCATCATAGGGAAACTCATGGAAGGAACAGTGACATTGATGAGACTACCTCATTGGATGATGTTAAGGCTCCAAATTTGTTTGAACGAGCGAAGGAAGAGTTTGAAGCCATTGCTCAAGTGTTCCATCACAACAATGAGGAGGCTTCAACTCATGATATAAG GGAAAATCAAACAACTGAGTCTCACTATAAACAAGAAATCTCAAGCTCTTCATCAG AAACAAAAGCAAAGAAAAAGAACATATTTGTGAAAGCTAAGGAAGAGATTAAATCcatcatacatcatgataagtcAAAACACCATCATCATGATAAGGAAACTCATGGACAGAATGATGATATTGATGAGAATACTCCTATTAGTGaagttaagggaccaaatgtcTTTGAAAGAGTAAAAGAAGAATTTGAAGCTGTTTTCGAAGCAATACATCCTAAGAAAGAAAAGTGA